A genomic window from Candidatus Kouleothrix ribensis includes:
- a CDS encoding inorganic diphosphatase encodes MNLWHDLEPGPSVPDVLHVIVEIPKGSRNKYEYHKQTGAFKLDRVLYSPVHYPGDYGFIPQTYYDDGDPLDVLVVTNLPTFTGCIVEARPVGMFRMNDKGEPDDKILAVLHYDPFFTDIADFSDLPAHYLREVEHFFTVYKDLEGARVEPIGWEDQTVAKERIRFAINHYWDMRAGRLPKRAD; translated from the coding sequence ATGAACCTGTGGCATGATCTGGAACCCGGCCCCAGCGTGCCCGATGTCTTACACGTGATTGTAGAGATCCCCAAAGGATCGCGCAATAAATACGAGTATCACAAGCAGACTGGCGCGTTCAAGCTCGATCGTGTGCTCTACTCACCGGTACACTACCCTGGCGACTACGGATTCATCCCACAGACCTACTACGACGATGGCGATCCGCTCGACGTGCTGGTAGTGACCAATCTGCCAACGTTTACTGGCTGCATTGTCGAGGCGCGCCCGGTTGGAATGTTCCGCATGAACGACAAAGGCGAGCCCGACGACAAGATCCTGGCAGTGTTGCACTACGACCCGTTCTTCACTGATATTGCTGATTTCTCGGATCTACCGGCACACTACCTGCGCGAGGTTGAGCATTTCTTCACCGTCTATAAAGATCTCGAAGGCGCGCGAGTCGAGCCGATCGGCTGGGAAGACCAGACTGTAGCCAAGGAGCGCATCCGCTTCGCGATCAACCACTACTGGGATATGCGTGCCGGCCGCTTGCCGAAGCGCGCCGACTAA
- a CDS encoding class I SAM-dependent methyltransferase produces MTDSPAYLSANVERFMGFAERYDAFRPRPPAIICAVLTQLAQVPRPALVVDLGSGTGLSTLLWAGHAGAVIGIEPSDDMRRYAEARVAAHAEAGHVSFRAGFGYATGLPEACADIVTCSQALHWMEPATTFAEIARILRPGGVFAAYDCDWPPTINLELDPVYAKSMAQVAIAEQARGLSRAVHSWDKRQHLENMRASGHFRFVHEFVLHHVEQGDAERLVGIVRSQGQVATLLKDGASEDEIGITALRADARRIMGDSAIPWYWSYRVRVGMRG; encoded by the coding sequence ATGACTGATTCGCCCGCCTACCTCAGTGCCAATGTCGAGCGCTTCATGGGCTTTGCCGAGCGCTACGATGCCTTTCGCCCGCGCCCGCCGGCGATTATCTGCGCCGTTCTGACCCAGCTGGCGCAGGTGCCGCGCCCGGCATTGGTGGTTGATCTCGGCAGTGGCACCGGGCTATCGACGCTGCTGTGGGCCGGCCATGCCGGCGCGGTGATCGGCATTGAGCCTAGTGATGATATGCGCCGCTACGCCGAGGCCCGCGTAGCGGCGCACGCCGAGGCTGGGCATGTGTCCTTTCGGGCCGGGTTTGGCTACGCCACTGGCCTGCCCGAGGCCTGCGCCGATATTGTGACATGCTCGCAGGCGCTGCACTGGATGGAGCCGGCCACAACCTTCGCCGAGATCGCGCGGATTCTGCGCCCAGGTGGCGTGTTTGCCGCCTATGATTGCGACTGGCCGCCGACGATTAATCTCGAACTCGATCCGGTTTATGCCAAGAGTATGGCCCAGGTGGCAATCGCCGAGCAGGCGCGCGGGCTATCGCGCGCCGTGCATTCCTGGGATAAGCGCCAGCATCTCGAGAATATGCGCGCCAGTGGCCACTTCCGCTTTGTGCATGAATTCGTGCTGCACCATGTCGAGCAGGGCGATGCCGAGCGGCTCGTGGGCATTGTGCGAAGCCAGGGCCAGGTGGCGACGCTGCTGAAAGATGGCGCCAGCGAGGATGAGATCGGCATTACCGCGCTACGCGCCGACGCCCGCCGCATTATGGGCGACTCAGCCATTCCGTGGTATTGGAGCTACCGTGTGCGTGTGGGCATGCGCGGGTAG
- a CDS encoding alpha-mannosidase encodes MLLALEKLTRRVPEIIAAAIRATMPVAPVETYAVPGPSRDSAMAAAPGSDVAWRPLRPGETWGLRPGADPADQPALLVWNFPADSGSNHWLRATLAVPAAWRVPGMAVLLAMEWSGTAGSNIESIAYVGGQALAGLDEFHRAIVLPESAHGGELLIRSLVPVPQPFGGLMLQLRDETIFRLGHTMRALLQAYAAYPESDLTRQRILALLNDAYTMLDLREGWASPRFAESARAALAGLETARAAGHLGPTTHLPTLVATGHAHLDVQWFWPLWRTRQKVAHTVANALHLMERYPEYHFSMSQPEVYALLRADAPELYARLKQRAAEGRFEPVGMMWLEPDCNLTSGESLVRQLTHGARFLAEEFGMLNHIVWLPDVFGYSAALPQLMRLCGINCFMTTKISWNQFNRMPADTFRWRGIDGSEVLTHFVTATAGPVKHASDAQFYTYNGAMSAAELFGTWNHYRQKPINDEILYIYGHGDGGGGPTEEMLETARVLAELPGFPRVLPGRVDTFFQRLYERVWANPQLPIWSGELYLEFHRGTYTSQAHTKQANRTAELQLREAEWLNAWAVSTGAANRQPQLDTAWQIVLLQQFHDILPGSSIPQVYVDSQADFARALEIIREVREAASAAVLSAEGVPGHSTPQAPGASLAVFNSLPWERRECVVITRAADTTVPKDAQVVQAISGEQVLLVETSVPAYGYAALGSGAPTPPISPPSAYVYEGGAGAVLENDQLRIVLDAHGEIADLYDLQHGRAVIAPGMVANQLVLYEDRPLAWDAWDIDPFYEEKPYPVRALAGLRVAEHGPLRVAIEITRQFGASTLRQRICLWRGSRRIDFVTEVDWHENQQLLRVLFPLAINANRATCEIQFGAVERPTHRNTSWDWARFEVCAHRWVDLSEGGYGVALLNNGKYGHSLHHNLLGLSLLKSAAWPDPGADRGRHCFTYSLLPHAGDWRAAEVTRRAYELNAPLIVSANNQASRTAPQGAENGSWFLAPGSGAEHIVVETVKVAHNGDGLIVRLYEAHNQRGPVSLRFARPIASAAEADLLEREIGPLEVAGNEVRLAVRPFEVKTLRVRLA; translated from the coding sequence ATGCTGCTGGCACTCGAAAAGCTGACTCGCCGCGTGCCCGAGATTATTGCGGCCGCAATTCGTGCGACTATGCCGGTAGCGCCGGTTGAGACGTATGCTGTGCCCGGCCCCAGCCGCGACAGCGCCATGGCCGCAGCGCCCGGCAGCGACGTGGCCTGGCGGCCGCTACGCCCCGGCGAAACCTGGGGCCTGCGGCCAGGCGCCGATCCGGCCGACCAGCCGGCGCTACTGGTGTGGAATTTCCCGGCCGACAGCGGCAGCAACCACTGGCTGCGTGCGACATTAGCGGTGCCGGCAGCGTGGCGCGTGCCGGGCATGGCCGTACTGCTGGCGATGGAGTGGAGTGGCACCGCTGGTTCGAACATCGAGTCGATAGCCTATGTGGGCGGCCAGGCCCTGGCCGGCCTCGACGAGTTCCACCGCGCGATCGTGCTGCCCGAGTCGGCGCACGGCGGCGAGCTGCTGATCCGCAGCCTGGTGCCGGTGCCACAGCCGTTCGGCGGGCTGATGCTGCAGCTACGCGACGAGACGATCTTCCGCCTGGGCCACACCATGCGCGCGCTACTGCAGGCCTACGCAGCCTACCCCGAGAGCGATCTGACCCGCCAGCGCATCCTGGCGCTGCTCAACGACGCATATACCATGCTCGACCTGCGCGAGGGCTGGGCCAGCCCACGCTTCGCCGAGTCGGCACGCGCGGCTCTGGCGGGGCTGGAAACGGCACGCGCCGCTGGCCACCTGGGGCCAACCACGCACCTGCCGACGCTGGTAGCGACTGGGCACGCGCACCTTGATGTGCAGTGGTTCTGGCCACTGTGGCGCACACGCCAGAAAGTGGCGCACACCGTGGCGAATGCGCTGCACCTGATGGAGCGCTACCCCGAGTATCACTTCAGCATGTCGCAGCCCGAGGTGTACGCGCTGCTGCGCGCCGACGCACCCGAGCTGTATGCACGCCTCAAGCAGCGCGCCGCCGAGGGCCGCTTCGAGCCAGTGGGTATGATGTGGCTCGAGCCCGACTGCAACCTGACCAGCGGCGAATCGCTGGTGCGACAGCTGACGCACGGTGCGCGCTTCCTGGCCGAAGAGTTCGGCATGCTCAACCATATCGTGTGGCTGCCCGATGTGTTTGGCTACAGCGCGGCGCTGCCGCAGCTTATGCGGCTGTGCGGAATCAATTGCTTCATGACCACCAAGATCAGCTGGAATCAGTTCAACCGTATGCCGGCCGATACCTTCCGCTGGCGTGGGATCGACGGCAGCGAGGTGCTGACCCATTTCGTGACGGCCACGGCCGGGCCGGTGAAGCATGCCAGCGATGCCCAGTTCTACACCTACAATGGTGCAATGAGCGCCGCCGAGCTATTCGGCACCTGGAACCACTACCGCCAGAAGCCGATCAACGACGAGATCCTGTATATCTACGGCCATGGCGACGGCGGCGGCGGCCCGACCGAGGAGATGCTCGAGACTGCACGCGTGCTGGCCGAGCTGCCGGGCTTCCCGCGTGTGCTGCCAGGCCGGGTCGATACGTTCTTCCAGCGGCTGTACGAGCGCGTGTGGGCCAACCCGCAGCTGCCGATATGGTCGGGCGAGCTGTACCTGGAGTTCCACCGCGGCACCTACACCAGCCAGGCCCACACCAAACAGGCCAATCGCACGGCCGAGCTGCAGCTGCGCGAGGCCGAGTGGCTGAACGCCTGGGCGGTGAGCACCGGCGCCGCGAACCGCCAGCCGCAGCTCGACACAGCCTGGCAGATCGTGCTGCTGCAGCAGTTCCACGATATCCTGCCCGGCAGCAGCATCCCGCAGGTGTATGTCGATAGCCAGGCCGACTTCGCGCGGGCGCTCGAGATCATCCGCGAGGTGCGCGAGGCCGCCAGCGCGGCGGTATTGAGCGCCGAGGGTGTGCCTGGCCACAGCACCCCACAGGCCCCTGGCGCGAGCCTGGCCGTGTTCAACAGCCTGCCGTGGGAACGGCGCGAGTGCGTCGTGATCACACGCGCTGCCGACACCACCGTGCCCAAAGATGCCCAGGTGGTGCAGGCGATTTCGGGCGAGCAGGTGCTGTTGGTCGAGACAAGTGTACCGGCGTATGGTTACGCGGCGCTCGGCAGCGGTGCGCCCACGCCGCCGATCAGCCCGCCCAGCGCCTATGTGTACGAAGGTGGCGCGGGCGCTGTGCTGGAAAACGACCAGCTGCGGATCGTGCTCGATGCGCATGGCGAGATCGCCGACCTGTACGACCTGCAGCACGGCCGCGCGGTGATCGCACCGGGCATGGTAGCAAACCAGCTAGTGCTGTACGAAGACCGACCGCTCGCTTGGGATGCCTGGGACATCGACCCATTCTACGAAGAGAAGCCCTACCCAGTGCGTGCGCTGGCCGGGCTGCGCGTGGCCGAGCACGGCCCGCTGCGCGTGGCGATCGAAATTACCCGGCAGTTTGGTGCGAGCACACTTCGCCAGCGGATCTGCCTGTGGCGCGGATCACGACGGATCGACTTCGTGACCGAGGTCGACTGGCACGAGAACCAGCAGCTGCTGCGCGTGTTGTTCCCGCTGGCCATTAACGCCAACCGAGCCACCTGCGAGATCCAGTTTGGCGCGGTCGAGCGGCCAACCCACCGCAACACCAGCTGGGATTGGGCGCGCTTCGAGGTGTGCGCGCACCGCTGGGTCGATCTGAGCGAGGGCGGGTATGGCGTGGCCCTGCTGAACAACGGCAAGTATGGCCACAGCCTGCACCACAACCTGCTGGGGCTTTCGCTGCTGAAGAGCGCCGCCTGGCCCGATCCAGGCGCCGACCGCGGCCGGCACTGCTTCACCTACAGCCTGCTGCCGCATGCCGGCGACTGGCGCGCGGCCGAGGTGACGCGCCGGGCCTACGAGCTGAATGCGCCGCTGATCGTCAGCGCCAACAACCAGGCATCGCGAACCGCGCCGCAGGGTGCTGAGAACGGTTCCTGGTTCTTGGCGCCTGGTTCTGGCGCCGAGCACATCGTGGTCGAGACGGTCAAGGTGGCTCACAACGGCGACGGCCTGATCGTGCGGCTGTACGAGGCGCACAACCAGCGCGGGCCGGTGTCGCTGCGCTTCGCGCGCCCGATCGCCAGCGCGGCCGAAGCCGACCTGCTCGAGCGCGAGATCGGGCCGCTGGAAGTGGCGGGCAACGAGGTGCGCTTGGCCGTGCGGCCATTCGAGGTGAAGACGCTGCGGGTGCGGCTGGCATAG